In Micromonospora ferruginea, the sequence TCTGCCGGGTCACCGAGCGGTTCAGCGCGGCCTTGGCGTCGAGCCAGCCCTTGCTGGCCGCGTCGAGTTGTTCGCGCAGCGCGGGGGTGCCGCCCTCGTCGTCGCCGGGTGCGGCGGCGAGCAGGCCGGTCGGGGAGGCCGCCCGCGCCGCCGAGGCGGGGGAGACCGGCACGGTCGCGACACCGAGGGCCAGCATCGCGACGAGCAGGGCCGCCAACCGGGCGGCCGTCCGTCGTACAGGTGCCACTGTGGGCATTCACGTGTCCTTCCGTCAACCGCCGACCGGGTTAGCTGACGGGTTCGGGACGGAAGATCCCTACCGCTGACGCGGATGCACCCCACGTACGTGGTTCCCCGGCTCGCCCTGCGGGCGATTAGGCGCCGGCCGCGCCGAGAGGTGCCGGAGTGGCACCCGTGGTGCGGCCGGGACCGAGCCTACCGGCGCTGCCCGGAGCCGGCGCCGTGGACCGGGGCCGGTTACCGGGCAAAACCGGCATAAGCCTACAATAACTACACTGATTTAAGTCTGTCCTAATTACCACTCGGTCGGACCGCAGGCGCCGGCTGACGCTCCGGGCTCGATCTGCAACGTGGCGTGGTCGATCGAGAAGTCCTCGTGCAGGGCGTCCCGGGCCGCGGCCAGCACGGTGGCGACCTCGGCGCCCGGGTCGATCGTCAGGTGCGCCGAGGCGACGTCCATGCCCGAGGTGAGCGTCCAGACGTGCAGGTCGTGCACCTCCGCCACGCCGGGCACGGCGGTCAGCCGGTCGTGCACCGCGGTCACCTGGAGGTGCTCCGGCGCGGCCTGCACCAGGATGCGGACCGCGGCGCGGCCGAGCCGCCAGGTGCGCGGCAGGATGAACAGGCCGATCGCCACGGCGACCACCGGGTCGGCCCACCACCAGTCGGTGACCGCGATGACCAGCGCGGCGCCGATCACGCCGAGCGAGCCGAGCAGGTCGCCGAGCACCTCCAGGTAGGCCCCGCGCAGGTTGATGCTCTCCTGCGCGCCGGAGCGCAGCAGCGCGAACGCGGCGACGTTGGCGAGCAGGCCGAGCACGGCGACCACGAGCATCGGGCCGGCGAGCACCTCCGGCGGCTCGCCGAACCGGCGTACCGCCTCGATTAGCACGTAGACCGCGACGGCGCCGAGCAGCACCGCGTTGGCCAGCGCCGCGAGCACCTCCAGCCGATAGAGCCCGAACGTGCGCTGCGGGTCGGTGCGGGCGCGCCGGGTGGCGCTGATCGCGGCGAGCGCCATGCCGATGCCGAGCACGTCGGTGAACATGTGCCCGGCGTCGGAGAGCAGCGCCAGCGAGCCGGTCGTGAAGGCGGCCACCGCCTCGATCAGCATCAGCGCGGTGAGCAGCGCGAAGGCGGCCCAGAGTCGCCCTCGGTGGCGGTGCGCCGCGTTGGCCACCGCGCCGCTGTGGTCATGACCTGCGCCCACGCACACACCCTCCGCCCCGTGTCTCGGCCGGGACCAATCTATGCTCACATCGCTATGTGTGCAAGTGAGGGTGGGGTCACCCCACCGGATCGAGCGTGGTCAGGCGCTGGGTGGCCCGGGACAGCGCCACGTAGAGCGTCCGCACCCCGGAGCCCGGGTCGGCCCGGATCTCGCCCGGCGCGACCAGCACCACACCGTCGTACTCCATGCCCTTGGCCTGCAGGCTGGTCACCACCTGGAGCCGGCCGCCGCCCAGCTCGCCCAGCCAGCCGGCCACCTCGTCCCGGCGCGGCACCGGTGTGATCACCCCGACCGTGCCCTCCACCTCGGCCAGCAGCGTCCGGGCCGCCTCGACCGTGGCCGACGGCAGCTCGGCGGCGGCCACCGTGCGCTGGACCGGCGGCACGCCGGTGGAGCGCACCGCGTCCGGCAACGCCAGGTCCGGGTACAGCCGGCGGATCTCCGCCGCTGCCACCGCGAAGATCTCCGCCGAGTTGCGGTAGTTGGTGGTCAGCTCGTAGCGGTGCCGGCGACGCCGGCCCAACGCCTGGTCCCGGGCCCGGTCCAGCTCCTGCGGGTCGCCCGTCCAGGCGGTCTGCGCCGGGTCGCCGACCACCGTCCAGGACGCCAGCCGCCCGCGCCGCCCCACCATCCGCCACTGCATCGGCGAGACGTCCTGCGACTCGTCCACCACCACGTGCGCGTAGTCGCGGTAGTCCGCCGGACGCTCCCGGGCCGCCGCCCGCGCGGCGCGCTGCCGATCGGCGTACGTGCTCAGCTCGCGCACGCCGCCGGCCAACTGGTACGGGTCCCGCTTCGGCTTCGCCCGGCGCACCGGCGTGCCGAGCAGCGCGTCCAGCTCGTCCAGCAGCGCGATGTCGGCCACCGTCAGCCCCTCGGCGTCAAGCGTCCGGTACGCGTCGGCGAGCAACCGGATCTCCGCCGAGGAGAGCACCCCGCCGGCGTACCGGCGCAGCCGCTCCGGCCGGGCCAGCCAACCCAGCACGTGGCGCGGGTGCAGCCGGGGCCACCACGCCTTGAGGAACTCGCGGAACTCCGGCCGCTCGATGATCTCGTCCTCGAACGCCGGCTGCTCCGGCAGCCGCCCCACCCGCAGCGTGCGGGCCTGCGCGTAGAGCGCGGCGAGCACCGCGTCGAACGCCGCCCGGCGCACCTCGTTGCGGCGCGCGCCCCGGGCCAGCGTCCGGTCCCGGACCGCGTCCAGCGCCGGCCGCTCCAGCCGCAGCAGCTCACCGCGGTAGAGCAGGCGCAGCTCCGGCGGGGAGTCCGGCACCGCGTCCCGGACCGCGCGCTCCAGCACCCGACGCATCCGCAGCGAACCCTTCACCGCCGCCACCTCCGGCGGGTCCGTCCGGGTCGCGGACAGGCCCGGGAAGAGCGAACCGAGCGAGTGCAGGGTGGCGGTCTCCTCGCCGAGCGACGGCAGCACCGACGCGATGTACTCGACGAACACGCCGGACGGCCCGACCACCAGGATGCCGCCGCCGGCGTACCGGGCCCGGTCGGAGTAGAGCAGGTACGCGGCCCGGTGCAGCGCCACCGCCGTCTTGCCGGTGCCCGGACCCCCGGAGACGATCGTGACGCCGCTGCCGGGGGAGCGGATCGCCTCGTCCTGCTCCCGCTGGATGGTGGCCACGATGTCGCGCATGCCCCGACCGGTGGCCCGGGACAGCGTGGCCAGCAGCGCGCCGTCGCCGACCACCGCCATGTCCGGCGGGGCGGCCTCCGGGTCCAGCAGGTCGTCCTCGATCCGGGTGACCTTCTCGGCGGCGGACTGGATCGTGCGCCGGCGCACCACGCCCCGCGGCTCGGCCGGCGTGGCCTGGTAGAACGCGGCGGCGGCCGGCGCCCGCCAGTCCACCACCAGCGTCTCCGCGTCGTCGGCGCGCACGCCGAGGCGGCCCACGTGCAGCACCTGCCCGGTCCGCAGGTCCAGCCGGCCGAAGACCAACCCCTCGTGCTCGGCGTCCAGCACGTGCCGGCGCTGGGCGGCGTGGAAGACCATCGCGTCCCGCTCGACCAGCGCGCCGAACGTGCCGACCCGGGCGAGCTGGTAGCCCTCCCGCTCGGCGTCGGCCGCGGACCGGCGCAGCTCGGCCAGCCGGGCGTACACCCGGTCGAGGTGCCGCTGCTCGGCGGCGATCTCCCGGTCCAGCGTGGTCTGGTCGGTCAACGCGGTGCTCCTGTGGTCGAACGGCGCGACGGGCTGAATGAGGGTACGGGCCGCCGGCAAGCCGGACGTCGGGGCCATGCCGCGCGACCGGCCCACGCCGGTGCCGGTTGCCCGTTATCCGGCTGTTCCCACCCGTTTCCCGGCCGTCCGTCCGCCGGTCAGCACCCGGCTCACCACGCCCGCGACGGCGGCGTTCACCACGTCCGGGCGTTCCATCATCAGCATGTGCCCGGCACCGGGGCAGACCGTCAGCTCGGCCGTCGGCAGCGCCGCCGCGATCGACTCGGCGCACGGCGGCGGCGTCAGCCGGTCCCGGTCGCCGACCAGCGCGGCGGCCGGCAGCCCACCGAGCGCGGCCAGCGTCTCCAGCCGGTGCTGGGCGCCGATCGAGGCGCGGAACCCGCCGATCGAGCGGAGTGTGGCGCGCGCCACCGCGGAGGTGACCAGCCGGATGTCCGCCGGGTCGCAGCGGTCGCCGAAGAGCATCCACCGGATGCTGGGACGCAACGCGCGCAGCAGCGCGTGCGGCGGCCGCCAGCCCCCGCAGCGGGCCAGCACCCCGGCCCCGGTGGTCTCGGCCAGCCGGATCAACCGGGTGATCCGCGGCGAGAGCCCGTAGGCGGTGTGCGTGTGCCCCTCCGCGGTGGTCGAGACGAAGACCAGGCCGGCGGTGCGGGCGGCGAACCGGTCCGGGTGGCGGTGCGCGTACTCCATCACGGTCATCCCGCCCATCGAGTGCCCGACCAGCACGACCGGGCCGGACGGGGCGAACTCGTCGACCACCGCGGCCAGGTCGTCGCCGAGCTGGGCCAGCGTGGCATCGGGCAGGGCCAGGCAGCTCGACCGGCCGTGCCCGCGCGCGTCGTAGGCGACCACCCGCACCCGGTCGCCGAAACGCTCCCGCAGGTCGGCGAGCTGCCGGTGCCAACTGCGGCCGTCCAGCGTCCACCCGTGCAGCAGGAGCACGGTGACCTCGGCGTCGACCGGACCGGTCACCGTGACGTGCAGGCGCACGTCGTCGGGAAGCCGCAGTTCCATGGTCCACCTCCCGGGGCCGTCCGGTGCGTCACCGGAGTGACCCGGCGGTGACACCGGCGTTACCCGCCATGACACCACGGCAACCGGGACGGTGAGAAGATTCGCGTCCGCCCGCGCCGGGTCGGATCGGTGACCAGGCTGGGGGCATGCCGACCACGCCCGCCGCCCGGAGCCCCCGGGCCGCCCTGGCCGAGCTGCTCACCGGCAACCGTCGCTTCGTCAGCGGCCAGCCGCTGCACGGGCACGACGTCGGCGCCGCCGCGGCGGTGGCCTCCGGCGACCAGCAGCCGTACGCGGTGGTGCTGGGCTGCATCGACTCCCGGGTGCCGCTGGAGGCGATCTTCGACCAGACGTTCGGGTCGATCTGCGTGATCCGTACCGGCGCGCACGTGCTGGACCGCGCGGTATGCGGCTCGATCGAGTACGTGGTGGGGCAGCTCGGCGTACGGCTGGTGATGGTGCTGGGCCACGAGCGCTGCGGCGCGGTCGCCTCGACCGTCGACGCGCTGCGCACCGGGCGGCGGCCCGGCGGGGCGCTGGCCTACGTGGTGGACCGGATCGCGCCGGCGGTGCTCGAGGTCGGGCTGGACGACCCGGCCGCGCATCCGCTGGCGATCCGCCGGCACGTGCGGCGGACCGTGGCCGCGCTGCGCGCCGACGACCTGCTCGCCGGCCCGGTGGCGGCCGGTGGGCTGGCCGTGGTGGGCGCGCTCTACGACCTGGCCACCGGCGAGGTCACGGTGCTGGCGGAGGAGGAGACGCAGGACCGCCCGCCGGGGTGATCCCCGACGGGCGGTCCTGGTGGTGCGGGTGAGGGCGCTCAGCCCTCGAAGACGCCGGCCTCGACCAGACGCTTCTCGGTGGCGTCCCAGCCGTGGTCCGGGTGGGACTGGGCCAGGCCGTTGATCTCGGCGCGGATCTTGGCGGCGTGGCCGGCGGCGGCCAGCACGCGGATCTCCTCGACGAAGGCGTCGGAGTCGGTGCGCAGGTGCGCGGTCTTGCCGTTGGTCAGGTTGCGCACGTAGGCGTGCTTGCCGCCGTTGAGCGGGATCAGGTACTTGAACTCGCCCAGCACGCTGAGGGCGCCACCCTGGCCAGCCTGGCCGGCCCGGACTGACGCGCGCGCGGTCTTAGAGGTGTTGCTCGCCACGGAGGTACTCCTTGCAGACGTACGGTGGGGACGGGAAACGTCCGGGGGCTGATGCGGGTGACGCCCGGGATGGGCGCCGGCCCGCGAAGATGTGCGGCGGCACAGAACCGCCCAGAGAACTGTACACGACCACGACGCCTGGCTGGTCGTCGCGCCGTCATCGGGACACAACCGGGTCGGCCACCCGGGTATTTCCGGCCGCCCGACCCCGGCGAATTTTCCGATTCGCTGGCGCACCACCTGTCACAGCCGTCATCATGTGTGCCAGAGGCCACTCGGGTGACGAGGTCGTAGGGGAAGACGCACCTCGGCTCACCGGGAGGTCACCGTGCCAACGCGTGGCGTCGTATACGTCCACTCGACCCCGCTCGCCGTGTGCTCGCACGTCGAGTGGGCGATCGCGCGCGTCCTCGCCGCGCCGGTCAACCTGCACTGGACGGCGCAGCCCGTCGACCACGGCGCCCGCCGCGCCGAGTGCGGCTGGACCGGCAGCCCGGGGACGGGCGCCGAGCTGGCTGCTGCCCTCCGGCAGTGGCCCATGATCCGTTTCGAGGTGACCGAGGAACCCAGTCCCGGCGTCGACGGCGAGCGCTTCATGTACGTCCCGGGACGAGGGCTGTTCCGGGCCACCGTCGGCGCGGCCGGCGACATCCAGCTCGGCGAGGACCGGCTGCGCAGCCTGATGGCCGCCGCGCGCGCCCCGGAGGCGCTGGCGCACGCGCTGGACAAGGCGCTCGGCACCGCCTGGGACGCCGAGTTGGAGCCCTACCGGTACGCCGGCGACGGCGCCCCGGTGACGCTGCTCACCCGGGTGGGGTGACGGCGGGGCGAGTTGCCCCGATACGGTGGGGCCCGTGTCGATTTCCCCGCGGCGCTCCGCCGTCGCGCTCGCCGCACTGACCGCGCTGCTCGTCTCCGGCTGCTCGGACGGGCCGGACCGGCCCCGCCCGGCCCCGTCGAAGCCGGCGCCCTCCGCGCCCTCGTCGCCGGCGCCCACCACCGCCGACCCGGCCGCCCAGGCCGCGGCGCTGGTCGCCACGCTCTCCGACGAGGACCTGGTCGGGCAGGTGCTGATGCCGTACGCCTACGGCAGCTCGGCCACCGAGGTCTCCGCCGGCTCGGCCGCCGGCAACCGGGCCCTGGCCGGCGTCGACACCCCCGCCGAGATGGTGGCGAAGTACCGCCTCGGCGGCGTCATCCTGGTCGGCTTCAGCGCCGACGACCCGACCTCGGGCAACCAGGAGACCACGAACGTCGACAGCCCCAAGCAGGTCCGGGAGCTGACCGACGGGCTGCGCGCCGCCGCCGGCAAGCTGCCCGCCGGCGCCGCGCCGTTCCTGGTCGGCACCGACCAGGAGTACGGCGTGGTCACCCGGATCACCGACGGGGTGACCCAGTTGCCCAGCCCGCTCGCCGCCGGCGCGGCCGGCAACCCGGCCCTGACCGAGGCCGCCTGGCGGGCCGCCGGGGCGGAGCTGGCCGCGATGGGCGTCAACCTGGACTTCGCGCCGGTCGCCGACGTGCTGGCCACCCGCAGCACGGTGATCGGCTCGCGGTCCTTCGGGGCCACCCCGGCCACCGCGTCCCCCCAGGTCGCCGGCGCGGTACGCGGCCTGCAGGCCGAGGGCGTGGGCGCCGCGGTGAAGCACTTCCCCGGGCACGG encodes:
- a CDS encoding cation diffusion facilitator family transporter, translating into MGAGHDHSGAVANAAHRHRGRLWAAFALLTALMLIEAVAAFTTGSLALLSDAGHMFTDVLGIGMALAAISATRRARTDPQRTFGLYRLEVLAALANAVLLGAVAVYVLIEAVRRFGEPPEVLAGPMLVVAVLGLLANVAAFALLRSGAQESINLRGAYLEVLGDLLGSLGVIGAALVIAVTDWWWADPVVAVAIGLFILPRTWRLGRAAVRILVQAAPEHLQVTAVHDRLTAVPGVAEVHDLHVWTLTSGMDVASAHLTIDPGAEVATVLAAARDALHEDFSIDHATLQIEPGASAGACGPTEW
- a CDS encoding HelD family protein codes for the protein MTDQTTLDREIAAEQRHLDRVYARLAELRRSAADAEREGYQLARVGTFGALVERDAMVFHAAQRRHVLDAEHEGLVFGRLDLRTGQVLHVGRLGVRADDAETLVVDWRAPAAAAFYQATPAEPRGVVRRRTIQSAAEKVTRIEDDLLDPEAAPPDMAVVGDGALLATLSRATGRGMRDIVATIQREQDEAIRSPGSGVTIVSGGPGTGKTAVALHRAAYLLYSDRARYAGGGILVVGPSGVFVEYIASVLPSLGEETATLHSLGSLFPGLSATRTDPPEVAAVKGSLRMRRVLERAVRDAVPDSPPELRLLYRGELLRLERPALDAVRDRTLARGARRNEVRRAAFDAVLAALYAQARTLRVGRLPEQPAFEDEIIERPEFREFLKAWWPRLHPRHVLGWLARPERLRRYAGGVLSSAEIRLLADAYRTLDAEGLTVADIALLDELDALLGTPVRRAKPKRDPYQLAGGVRELSTYADRQRAARAAARERPADYRDYAHVVVDESQDVSPMQWRMVGRRGRLASWTVVGDPAQTAWTGDPQELDRARDQALGRRRRHRYELTTNYRNSAEIFAVAAAEIRRLYPDLALPDAVRSTGVPPVQRTVAAAELPSATVEAARTLLAEVEGTVGVITPVPRRDEVAGWLGELGGGRLQVVTSLQAKGMEYDGVVLVAPGEIRADPGSGVRTLYVALSRATQRLTTLDPVG
- a CDS encoding alpha/beta fold hydrolase: MELRLPDDVRLHVTVTGPVDAEVTVLLLHGWTLDGRSWHRQLADLRERFGDRVRVVAYDARGHGRSSCLALPDATLAQLGDDLAAVVDEFAPSGPVVLVGHSMGGMTVMEYAHRHPDRFAARTAGLVFVSTTAEGHTHTAYGLSPRITRLIRLAETTGAGVLARCGGWRPPHALLRALRPSIRWMLFGDRCDPADIRLVTSAVARATLRSIGGFRASIGAQHRLETLAALGGLPAAALVGDRDRLTPPPCAESIAAALPTAELTVCPGAGHMLMMERPDVVNAAVAGVVSRVLTGGRTAGKRVGTAG
- a CDS encoding carbonic anhydrase; protein product: MPTTPAARSPRAALAELLTGNRRFVSGQPLHGHDVGAAAAVASGDQQPYAVVLGCIDSRVPLEAIFDQTFGSICVIRTGAHVLDRAVCGSIEYVVGQLGVRLVMVLGHERCGAVASTVDALRTGRRPGGALAYVVDRIAPAVLEVGLDDPAAHPLAIRRHVRRTVAALRADDLLAGPVAAGGLAVVGALYDLATGEVTVLAEEETQDRPPG
- a CDS encoding DUF3145 domain-containing protein, which encodes MPTRGVVYVHSTPLAVCSHVEWAIARVLAAPVNLHWTAQPVDHGARRAECGWTGSPGTGAELAAALRQWPMIRFEVTEEPSPGVDGERFMYVPGRGLFRATVGAAGDIQLGEDRLRSLMAAARAPEALAHALDKALGTAWDAELEPYRYAGDGAPVTLLTRVG